Proteins co-encoded in one Rhopalosiphum maidis isolate BTI-1 chromosome 2, ASM367621v3, whole genome shotgun sequence genomic window:
- the LOC113553965 gene encoding uncharacterized protein LOC113553965, whose product MVRTSKDTSMARKKKSVCLSKFSIGDAENFEPPQQSSTPSKLYKNNSKRILKDNNSLNISVINKEDKNKTINKEFDCQQFKPILPVIEENINYGRVPELFHSDPEDEPTVTENLTVTTTNDSDDKWTTFSDISEDRSCTNVTDLLAEIEADIDVRFKKPPRRSYPGKKRNNKSLYEDKEEEEEADIKITKKYRKHKQKKKDPQEEAFVQSMNEHFTDIESFSLAVE is encoded by the coding sequence atggttCGAACTTCAAAAGATACATCAATGGCTCGCAAGAAAAAATCAGTTTGTCTTAGCAAATTTTCCATTGGAGATGCAGAAAATTTTGAGCCCCCACAACAATCATCTACCCCatctaaactttataaaaataattcaaaaaggattttaaaagataataatagcttaaatattagtgtaataaataaagaggacaaaaataaaacaataaataaagaatttgaTTGTCAGCAGTTCAAACCTATACTTCCTGTTatagaagaaaatataaattatggtcGAGTTCCAGAATTATTTCACAGTGATCCAGAAGATGAACCTACTGTGACTGAAAATTTAACTGTCACTACTACAAATGATTCTGATGATAAATGGACCACTTTTTCTGATATTTCTGAAGATAGAAGCTGTACTAATGTTACAGATTTATTAGCTGAAATTGAAGCTGATATAGATGTCAGATTTAAAAAACCACCAAGACGATCATATCccggaaaaaaaagaaacaataaaagtttatatgaAGATAAAGAAGAAGAGGAAGAagcagatataaaaataacaaaaaaatatagaaaacataaacaaaagaaaaaagatcCTCAAGAAGAAGCATTTGTTCAATCAATGAACGAACATTTTACAGATATCGAATCATTTAGTTTAGCGGtagaatag
- the LOC113551950 gene encoding histone-lysine N-methyltransferase E(z) yields MSEKKAKNNADWKKRVKAEYFRLLQAKKTKKDDDNVLACINNQKKLYDKKAEELKRLLSRKAVWECRPYIETVSRSKRSEVSKVDGIGEETMSVPIKIINAVAPIPTMYIWAPIQQNFMVDDETVLHNIPYMGDEVLDQDGSFIEELLKNYDNKVHDDDAANFLDDQVFVDLVHALIPFQQEEDKEQQSLLTPKMVIKNSKDDRPFPSMAIFEAMSAAFPDKGSPEEFKEKYIELTSCVDPNAQPSQCTPNIDGPKAESVPKEQTIHSFLNLFCRRCYKYDCFLHKLKEHDSGTNLPVGLKGPLLKPFSSHCSQDCYMLLDGMKEKLAAIAEIKAEKQKQADRDEETNRSGSTTISSNTKELSPQNENNEKPVGSVKLSKKDSSDWGNDASSEDSRDSSKDGELDMEDPLSTKTSFSLLPRMSTEDKKVWTGSDQSIFRALRRTFLNNYCVIAQMMLTKSCQQVYEFAQNENDEVTVEEAISELTPPRKKKKKLRLWQTHCRKVQLKRDSASNHLYNYTPCSHPPNQGCDATCPCVMAQNFCEKFCKCSSDCQNRFPGCRCRAQCNTKQCPCYLAVRECDPDLCLTCGADQFNLENITCKNVSVQRGLRKHLLMAPSDVAGWGIFLKDSAQKNEFISEYCGEIITQDEADRRGKVYDKYMCSFLFNLNHDFVVDATRKGNKIRFANHSINPNCYAKVMMVNGDHRIGIFAKRPIQPGEELFFDYRYGPTEQLKFVGIEREMEFLP; encoded by the exons ATGTCTGAAAAAAAAGCCAAAAACAATGCCGATTGGAAGAAACGTGTAAAAGCCGAGTATTTCAGATTACTGCAAGccaaaaaaactaagaaaGACGATGACAATGTATTGGCAtgcataaataatcaaaagaaGCTCTATG ATAAAAAAGCGGAAGAACTCAAACGGTTGTTGTCTAGAAAAGCGGTTTGGGAATGTCGACCATACATAGAAACAGTATCAAGATCTAAAAGGTCAGAAGTATCTAAAGTGGATGGTATTGGCGAAGAAACTATGAGCGTTCCAATTAAGATAATTAACGCTGTAGCACCTATACCTACTATGTACATTTGGGCACCGATTCAGCAAAACTTTATG GTGGATGATGAAACTGTACTACATAATATCCCATATATGGGGGACGAGGTACTTGATCAAGATGGTTCTTTTATAGaagaactattaaaaaattatgataataaagttCACGATGATGATGCTGCAAATTTTCTAGATGATCAGGTGTTTGTTGACTTAGTCCATGCACTCATACCATttcag CAAGAAGAAGATAAAGAACAACAAAGTTTATTGACACCAAAAATGGTGATAAAAAACAGTAAAGACGATAGGCCGTTTCCAAGTATGGCTATATTTGAAGCCATGTCAGCTGCATTCCCTGATAAAGGTTCTCCTGAAGAATTCAAAGAaaa gtatattgAATTAACATCTTGTGTTGACCCTAATGCGCAGCCTTCTCAATGCACTCCAAACATTGATGGACCTAAGGCTGAATCTGTGCCCAAAGAGCAAActatacattcatttttaaatttgttttgtagaagatgttataaatatgattgttttttgcaca AACTTAAAGAACATGATTCAGGTACTAATTTGCCAGTTGGCCTAAAAGGACCtttattaaaaccattttccTCTCACTGTAGTCAAGATTGTTATATGTTACTT GATGGAATGAAAGAAAAATTAGCTGCTATTGCAGAAATCAAAGCTGAAAAGCAAAAACAAGCTGATAGAGACGAAGAAACAAATAGATCTGGTTCTACTACAATTTCAAGTAATACGAAAGAGTTGTCACCAcagaatgaaaataatgagAAACCTGTTGGTTCTGTTAAGTTGTCAAAAAAAGATAGCTCTGATTGGGGTAATGATGCTAGTTCTGAAGATAGCAGAGATAGCAGTAAAG ATGGTGAATTAGACATGGAAGATCCATTATCAACAAAAACATCTTTCTCTTTACTTCCACGAATGAGTACAGAAGATAAAAAAGTGTGGACTGGATCAGACCAATCAATTTTTCGTGCACTTCGTCGTACATTcctgaataattattgtgtcatTGCTCAGATGATGTTAACAAAAAGTTGTCAGCAGGTTTATGAGTTTGcacaaaatgaaaatgatgAAGTTACTGTTGAAGAAGCTATTAGTGAATTAACTCCgcctagaaaaaaaaagaaaaagttaCGTTTATGGCAAACACATTGCCGAAAAGTACAACTAAAGAGAGACTCTGCATCAAATcatttatacaactatacacCATGTTCTCACCCACCAAATCAAGGATGCGATGCAACTTGTCCATGTGTAATGGCACAgaatttttgtgaaaaattcTGCAAATGTAGTTCAGATT GTCAAAATCGTTTTCCGGGTTGTCGGTGTCGTGCTCAATGCAACACAAAACAATGTCCTTGTTATTTAGCTGTTCGTGAATGTGATCCAGATTTATGTTTAACTTGTGGTGCCGATCagtttaatttagaaaatataacatgtaaaaaTGTCAGTGTGCAAAGAGGCCTCC gtaaacACTTATTAATGGCACCTTCAGATGTTGCTGGTTGGGGTATATTTTTGAAGGATTCTgcacaaaaaaatgaatttatatctGAGTATTGTGGAGAAATTATTACTCAAGATGAAGCTGATCGACGTGGAAAAGTTTACGATAAATACATGTGtagctttttatttaatttaaaccatg ATTTTGTTGTTGATGCTACACGGaaaggaaataaaataagatttgcCAATCATTCAATTAATCCAAATTGCTATGCTAAAGTTATGATGGTAAATGGTGATCATAGAATTGGTATATTTGCTAAACGTCCTATACAACCTGGCGAAGAATTGTTTTTTGACTACag ataTGGACCAACTGAGCAACTTAAATTTGTTGGAATTGAAAGAGAAATGGAATTTTTAccttaa
- the LOC113551794 gene encoding tectonic-3-like, which translates to MTRSWRMAFVTAVALLTIGFGYAEYVIPVIKDCAANETCSVQPTAVTTAVMATTKNVLKTTTVVDGESKIVRYDVPGNDSKGSTLKDVILVDDRTVVPLNGDKTNGSKNATSNTSNIGVIVKPPVGKANAKATDTNFLITNATNFTSTTTTTTTIPTTITTTTTTVSTEFTSVSPRKYLSEYGAEVVHFVPNKYCLCDLIYASCDINCCCDKDCTSHDLKAFTLCPDEPKSTLIKHESILFDSSLFYVVIENVPSDYFYPERETIESETQVVTSLRKRDVFTWHDEKIISRHHYPHTSTLQVNSSVFNNYDLTYKSLRWMFNIVPDVNYSEIKPFGLKNSAIDSLCSVEQPVEYLKAKETNCKTFVSNLTEVCNNHSSLSFKFYYDERRLFKVVQPIYNNVQKTEKIGLVNIQATTYHHCVSVNGSSYDCQVGKVGVGNSGEDSLYRPRYDPVYSGGVCRRVVDTVNYLVVHNGSRGVRRVDVHFYHRDVPDAGRPIYLDQKFGVRFIWATVQSAVDSYERSGKPGYVTGNPVLVTMANKDVVKLRIPKPMNLPEHNGYGVCDVHTTGPRQLVNFLESVDIRCRVQVKHRSMQLSKRPEDHTTPGGGVSFVDICNDIQNETMAVLGNYEGALVASLGDPDVSRWIPFVVVKPPAQQSPVTEQHSCPSVTDAVHIRVLYSHVGPFDGPQATVLGVLANYTSSAVTVSGNGDRSVVAEVPVRVTVVFVDLTRPPVRTFAEPPTYEFRLPEDFYYPFWSSGAGRPSRSVRKVHFVAIVGLQLLLSYLHCYGPYSSRVPV; encoded by the exons ATGACCAGAAGTTGGCGCATGGCTTTTGTCACGGCTGTGGCATTGCTGACGATCGGCTTCGGTTATGCCGAGTACGTCATACCCGTCATCAAAGACTGTGCCGCCAACGAAACATGCTCGGTGCAACCAACGGCGGTGACGACTGCGGTGATGGCGACGACAAAAAATGTGCTCAAAACGACTACTGTCGTAGATGGTGAATCGAAGATAGTTCGTTACGACGTCCCCGGAAACGATTCCAAAGGATCCACACTCAAGGACGTGATCTTGGTTGATGACAGAACCGTCGTACCACTTAACGGTGACAAGACCAACGGTTCTAAAAACGCTACTTCAAACACTTCAAACATCGGTGTCATTGTTAAACCTCCCGTTGGAAAAGCTAATGCCAAGGCAACTGATACAAATTTTCTAATAACAAATGCAACCAATTTTACCAGTACCacaaccaccaccaccaccatacCTACCACCATCACTACCACGACCACCACTGTCTCCACAGAATTTACTAGCGTCTCGCCGCGGAAATACTTGTCCGAATACGGCGCCGAAGTTGTACATTTTGTTCCCAATAAATATTGCCTCTGTGACCTAATT TATGCCAGCTGCGACATAAATTGTTGTTGTGACAAAGATTGCACCAGTCACGATTTAAAGGCGTTCACATTGTGTCCTGATGAACCCAAATCTACTTTAATAAAGCACGAATCGATCTTATTCGATTCTTCATTATTTTACGTAGTGATTGAAAACGTACCATCGGATTATTTTTATCCCGAACGAGAG ACCATCGAATCTGAAACGCAAGTCGTAACTTCTCTTCGAAAACGGGACGTGTTCACTTGGCACGATGAAAAGATTATCAGCAGACATCATTACCCTCACACTTCTACACTTCAAGTGAATTCCTCCGTATTCAATAACTACGACCTCACTTACAAGTCTTTGCGATGGATGTTTAACATTGTACCTGATGTAAATTATTCCGAAATAAAACCATTCG gATTGAAAAACAGTGCTATCGATTCGCTCTGCAGCGTCGAACAACCTGTTGAATATTTGAAAGCAAAAGAAACAAACTGCAAGACGTTCGTATCCAATCTAACGGAAGTTTGTAACAATCACTCATCGTTGAGCTTCAAATTCTACTATGACGAAAGAAGACTGTTCAAAGTGGTGCAACCTATTTACAATAACGTCCAGAAGACCGAG AAAATCGGTTTGGTCAACATCCAAGCGACGACCTATCATCACTGCGTCTCGGTGAACGGATCATCGTACGATTGTCAAGTGGGCAAAGTTGGAGTCGGTAACAGCGGAGAAGACTCTCTGTATCGTCCGCGCTACGATCCGGTTTACTCGGGCGGTGTTTGTCGTCGGGTAGTCGATACGGTCAATTACTTGGTGGTGCACAATGGATCTAGAGGCGTACGTCGTGTAGACGTACACTTCTATCACCGAGACGTACCGGACGCCGGTCGCCCCATCTACCTTGACCAGAAGTTCGGTGTTCGTTTCATCTGGGCTACGGTCCAGTCAGCCGTGGACTCGTATGAGCGGAGTGGCAAGCCCGGTTACGTAACCGGGAACCCGGTGCTGGTAACCATGGCCAACAAAGATGTAGTTAAACTTCGAATCCCAAAGCCGATGAACTTACCGGAACATAACGGATACGGTGTGTGCGATGTTCATACTACCGGACCTCGACAGCTCGTCAACTTTCTGGAGAGCGTCGATATCCGGTGTCGCGTCCAAGTCAAACACCGAAGTATGCAATTATCTAAGAGACCTGAAGATCATACCACCCCCGGTGGTGGCGTATCATTCGTAGACATTTGTAACGATATTCAAAACGAA ACGATGGCGGTACTCGGAAATTACGAAGGCGCCCTGGTGGCCAGTCTCGGCGACCCGGACGTGTCCAGGTGGATTCCGTTCGTCGTCGTCAAACCGCCCGCACAACAGTCGCCGGTCACCGAACAACACTCGTGCCCGTCCGTCACGGACGCCGTGCACATACGGGTGTTGTACTCGCATGTGGGCCCGTTCGACGGCCCGCAGGCCACCGTGCTGGGCGTGCTGGCCAATTACACTTCGTCGGCCGTTACCGTCAGCGGCAACGGCGATCGATCGGTGGTCGCCGAAGTGCCGGTCAGGGTAACCGTGGTGTTCGTGGACCTGACCCGGCCGCCCGTCCGGACGTTCGCCGAACCGCCCACGTACGAGTTCAGGCTGCCCGAAGACTTTTACTACCCGTTCTGGTCGTCCGGCGCCGGCCGACCGTCGCGCTCGGTCCGCAAAGTCCATTTCGTCGCCATCGTCGGTCTGCAGCTGTTATTGTCGTACCTACACTGCTACGGACCGTACTCGTCGCGAGTACCTGTTTAG
- the LOC113551796 gene encoding B9 domain-containing protein 2-like, with protein MAELFIIGQLCSAERFPSKSLFCKWSIHAGTNWKIISGHKEGQTQVDSPAYDNRTWWCHPIDIHFASKGIQGWPKFHVQIYHYDSYGRSEIYGYGFCYVPTTPGKHTVDCHTWRPIGNLRDEFRRFFLGGGAQLKSPDFVYCGTDRYRLHTESLGTVRFRLNVIARNFRRYGVEL; from the exons ATGGCTGAGCTTTTCATCATCGGACAACTGTGTAGTGCCGAGCGGTTTCCTTCCAAGAGTTTATTTTGCAAATGGAGCATTCACGCCG GTACTAACTGGAAAATAATATCCGGTCACAAAGAAGGACAAACCCAAGTGGATTCGCCGGCTTACGATAATCGCACCTGGTGGTGTCACCCGATTGACATTCACTTTGCGTCCAAAGGAATACAag GCTGGCCTAAATTTCACGTGCAAATTTACCATTACGACAGTTACGGACGTAGCGAAATTTACGGATACGGATTTTGTTACGTGCCGACTACACCGGGAAAGCACACCGTAGATTGCCACACTTGGCGGCCGATCG GTAATCTTAGGGACGAATTCCGACGGTTCTTCCTCGGTGGCGGCGCCCAGCTGAAATCGCCGGATTTCGTATACTGTGGCACGGACCGGTATCGGTTACATACCGAGTCACTAGGAACGGTGCGTTTCCGGTTGAACGTGATTGCCCGGAACTTTCGACGGTACGGAGTGGAACTGTAA
- the LOC113553547 gene encoding ubiquitin domain-containing protein UBFD1-like has product MESPEEINGHSETNNETKVAECAVKEETSECSMKEITTGIAGEEQTTESVVKEEACDLILDSPSVEFTIIHNKDKYIVSMPLLSTIAQLKNKLVDMIGVPSKMQKIMIKGLAKDDQTLESLNVSSSSKIMVVGAKLQDIVAVSVANVEEESSSSKSSSSTKEPLCKKKLHLKVLERGIPDDALVGILNIKDPLPPHPLSGMLNKHGGKVRLTFKLEVDQLWIGTKERTQKIAMNTIRHVVSEPIEGHEEYHIVGFQLGTTEASRYWVYWVPAQYVDSIKEAIFGG; this is encoded by the exons ATGGAGTCACCAG AAGAAATTAATGGTCACAGTGAGACCAATAATGAAACAAAAGTAGCAGAATGTGCTGTGAAGGAAGAGACTTCTGAATGTAGTATGAAGGAGATAACAACCGGAATTGCCGGGGAAGAGCAAACGACAGAATCTGTTGTAAAAGAAGAAGCCTGTGATTTGATTCTTGACTCCCCATCTGTTGAGTtcactataatacataacaaagACAAATATATAGTTTCCATGCCATTATTGTCCACAATTGCGCAACTTAAAAACAAACTGGTTGACATGATAGGTGTTCCAAGCAAGATGCAAAAAATCATGATTAAGGGTTTGGCCAAAGACGACCAAACTCTTGAGTCTTTAAATGTCAGTTCCTCCTCCAAAATAATGGTAGTTGGTGCCAAGTTACAAGATATTGTAGCTGTATCTGTAGCAAATGTTGAGGAG GAATCGAGTTCATCTAAATCGAGTTCATCAACTAAAGAACCattatgtaagaaaaaatTGCATCTAAAAGTGTTGGAGCGAGGTATACCTGATGATGCTTTAGTtgggattttaaatattaag gaTCCGTTACCACCACATCCTTTAAGTGGAATGCTTAATAAGCATGGAGGAAAAGTAAGACTGACATTTAAATTGGAAGTGGATCAACTTTGGATAGGCACTAAAGAACGAACTCAAAAGATAGCCATGAATACAATTAGGCATGTGGTTAGTGAACCAATTGAAGGACATGAAGAGTATCATATAGTG GGTTTCCAGTTGGGAACAACAGAAGCATCTCGTTATTGGGTATATTGGGTACCAGCACAGTATGTAGACTCCATAAAAGAAGCTATATTTGGTGGTTGA